The Thiorhodovibrio frisius genome segment CGCACCCCGGCGGTCTCTTCCGCCCCGTCGCGGATCGCCTCGGCCATACGGGCCGTGTTGCCGTAGGAACTCAAGTAGAAGATGAGCAGGGTCTTGTGCGCCTCCTGTGCCTCGCCCAGTCCCTCGGTGAAACGGGGGCTGGAGAGTTCGCGGTAGCGGGTCAGGTAGCGGCGCGGGCGGTCGCGCAAGATGGGGCCGTGCGTGGGCGCGACCATCTTGAGCGGCAGCGGTTCGATCAAACGGAGCGCGTCCATCACATGCGTCTTGAAGGGGCGCATGATGTGGGCGTAATAGTCATCAAAGGCGAAGCGGAAGTCGCCGCAGCGGTCGTTGAAGAGCCGGCTGTCGCAGTGGTGACAGCCGAAGACATCGCCAGAGAACAGCACCGCCTCCTCGACCACATAGGTGCATTGCGTATCTGGCCAGTGCAGATAGGGCGTATGCAGAAAACGCAACGTGCGATCACCAAGCGACACCTCGTCGCCGGTGCCGACGGTCTGGTACTCAAAGGATGGCTCGTCCTCGCTCGGCTTGAGCAGCGCCTTCAGCATTGAGGTCGCGCGGGTCGAGATGTAGAGCCGTGCCTGAGGCGCGCGGCGCATCAGTTCGGGCAGCGCGCCGCTGTGGTCCGGTTCCAGATGATTGAGGACGATGACGCGGATCTCGTCGTAGCGAGCGACAGCTTCCAGCCGCGCAAAGAACTCGTCGGCGAATTCGGCCTTGACCGTATCGATGATCGCAACACCTTCGGTGCCACGCACCAGATAGGCGTTATAGGTGGTGCCGTTGGCCGTGCGCAGGATGATATCGAAGGTGCGCAGTGCCGGGTCGAGCGCGCCGACCCAGTGCACGCCGGGCGCGATCTCTACCGCCTCGCCCGGTCGGGCGCGTTCAGGGGCACCCGCGTCTGCGAGGACTGCGTTCATGTCGAGTCCGATCCGGTGGGGATGTCGCATTTGGGATCATCGCCCGTCTGGGAGCAGGACTGGAAATCTTGCTCCGGTTGCAGATGAACGCCAAGCGCGGCGAGCAGCGGACCAGATGCGAAACCGCAGCCGCAGCCAAAGTCGGACGCGATCAAGGGGCGACGGATCAGCAGTGGATCATCCAGCATCAGGGCCAGCGCGGTTGTTTCATCCAGTGCATCCGGCTTGACCTCGCCCGCT includes the following:
- a CDS encoding ArsC/Spx/MgsR family protein; the protein is MSNTVIFYEKPGCISNGKQKALLRSLGHDLSVHNLLAERWTPERLRPFFGDLPVRDWFNPTAPRIKAGEVKPDALDETTALALMLDDPLLIRRPLIASDFGCGCGFASGPLLAALGVHLQPEQDFQSCSQTGDDPKCDIPTGSDST
- a CDS encoding FprA family A-type flavoprotein; the encoded protein is MNAVLADAGAPERARPGEAVEIAPGVHWVGALDPALRTFDIILRTANGTTYNAYLVRGTEGVAIIDTVKAEFADEFFARLEAVARYDEIRVIVLNHLEPDHSGALPELMRRAPQARLYISTRATSMLKALLKPSEDEPSFEYQTVGTGDEVSLGDRTLRFLHTPYLHWPDTQCTYVVEEAVLFSGDVFGCHHCDSRLFNDRCGDFRFAFDDYYAHIMRPFKTHVMDALRLIEPLPLKMVAPTHGPILRDRPRRYLTRYRELSSPRFTEGLGEAQEAHKTLLIFYLSSYGNTARMAEAIRDGAEETAGVRVSLYDLAGGALQPFVDLIESADALALGSPTINGDAVKPIWDLLSSLAVIDLKGKLGAAFGSYGWTGEAVRMIEERMRGLKLRVPVVGLRIKLIPTDAELEDCRAFGRALGAAMTGANAGQTLEFADLV